Proteins encoded together in one Coffea arabica cultivar ET-39 chromosome 2c, Coffea Arabica ET-39 HiFi, whole genome shotgun sequence window:
- the LOC113725116 gene encoding cleavage and polyadenylation specificity factor subunit 1 isoform X3, with amino-acid sequence MVILHERELTWAGRVSWKHHTCMISALSISTTLRQHPLIWSATNLPHDAYKLLAVPSPIGGVLVLCANTIHYHSQSTSCVLALNNYAVPMDSSQEMPRSNFIVELDAANATWLTNDVAMLSAKTGELLLLTLIHDGRIVQRLELSKSRASVLTSGLTTVGSSFVFLGSRLGDSILVQFTCGVGVSALPLGAKEEVGDIEGDLPSAKRLRRSSSDALQDMVNGEELSLYGSHPNNAQSAQKAFSFAVRDSLTNVGPLKDFSYGLRINADPNATGIAKQSNYELVCCSGHGKNGALCVLQKSIRPEMITHESIPGCKGVWTVYHKNARSHVVDSSKVTADDDEYHAYLIISLETRTMVLQSANNLEEVTENVDYYTQGCTIAAGNLFGRRLVIQIYAYGARLLDGGFMVQELNFRPPNSEIGPSSESQKVASVSIADPYVLLRMIDGSIYLLLGDPSSCTLTTTNPEVFESSKNLITACTLYHDKGPEPWLRKTSTDAWLSTGIGEAIDGSDGASHDLGDVYCIVCYQSGGLEIFDVPNFTCVFSVENFASGKAILMDTFSPHPAKSNQEVVQMIEDVNAQERKDNSQKIGVVELAMHKWAGQHSRPFLFGILSDGTILCYHAFVFENSDTGSRDEKPVISQNSGNLSSMNGSRLRNLRFIRISLDTYARDEIPSGTPSKRLTIFKNVGGFQGLFLSGSRPTWFMMFRERLRTHPQLCDGPIVAFTVLHNVNCNHGFIYVTSQGTLKICQLPSSLLYDNYWPVQKTTLKGTPHQVTYFAEKNLYPLIVSYPVLKPLNQVLSSLVDQEVGHQLENETMNFEGMYPVEEFEIRIMEPENSRPWQTRATIPMQSSENALTVRAVTLFNCTTRENETLLAVGTAYVQGEDVAARGRILLFSIERSADNSQILVSEVYAKELKGAISALASLQGHLLIASGPKIILHEWTGSELNGVAFYDVPPLYVVSLNIVKNFILLGDIHKSIYFLSWKEQGSQLNLLAKDFGSLDCLATEFLIDGNTLSLMVSDDQKNVQVFSYSPKLSESWKGQKLLSRAEFHIGAHVTKFLRLHLLPTSPDRTNTPGSDKTNRFGLLFGTLDGSIGCVAPLDELTFRRLQSLQKKLVDAVSHVAGLNPRSFRQFRSNGRAHRPGPDSIVDCELLCHYEMLPLEEQLEIAHQIGTTRMQIISNLNELTLGTSFL; translated from the exons TCAACATCATGTGTACTTGCTTTGAACAACTATGCTGTTCCTATGGATAGCAG TCAAGAGATGCCAAGGTCCAATTTTATTGTGGAGCTTGATGCTGCAAACGCAACCTGGTTAACAAATGATGTAGCTATGCTGTCAGCAAAAACTGGGGAATTGCTTTTACTTACACTAATTCATGACGGGAG AATTGTTCAGAGATTGGAGCTTTCAAAGTCAAGAGCTTCAGTGCTTACTTCA GGTCTCACAACCGTTGGAAGTTCATTTGTATTTCTAGGTAGTCGTTTAGGTGACAGTATACTGGTACAGTTTACTTGTGGAGTCGGGGTGTCAGCGTTGCCCCTTGGTGCAAAGGAAGAG GTTGGAGATATTGAAGGTGATCTCCCTTCAGCAAAGCGGCTCCGAAGGTCTTCGTCTGATGCTTTGCAGGATATGGTGAATGGTGAAGAACTTTCCTTGTATGGTTCACATCCGAACAATGCACAGTCTGCCCAG AAGGCTTTTTCTTTTGCTGTGAGAGATTCCCTAACGAATGTTGGGCCGCTAAAGGACTTCTCTTATGGTTTGAGAATCAATGCTGACCCAAATGCTACTGGCATTGCTAAGCAAAGTAATTATGAACTG GTTTGCTGCTCTGGTCATGGCAAAAATGGTGCTCTTTGTGTGCTTCAGAAGTCTATCCGCCCAGAAATGATTACCCAT GAATCAATACCAGGTTGCAAGGGAGTTTGGACAGTATACCACAAGAATGCACGCAGTCATGTGGTTGATTCATCAAAGGTCACAGCTGATGACGATGAATATCATGCATATTTGATTATCAGTTTGGAGACTCGTACAATG GTACTGCAGTCGGCTAATAATTTAGAGGAGGTTACCGAAAATGTTGACTATTATACCCAAGGATGTACTATTGCTGCTGGAAATTTGTTTGGAAG GCGTCTGGTCATCCAAATCTATGCTTATGGTGCTCGACTTCTTGATGGTGGGTTTATGGTTCAAGAACTGAACTTTAGGCCTCCGAATTCTGAAATTGGACCTAGTTCTGAAAGTCAAAAAGTGGCATCTGTTTCTATAGCTGATCCATATGTATTGCTGAGAATGATCGATGGAAGTATTTACCTTCTTCTCGGAG ATCCATCCAgttgcactctcaccaccaccAATCCAGAAGTATttgaaagctcaaagaatctaATAACTGCTTGCACACTCTATCACGACAAAGGCCCAGAGCCATGGCTGCGGAAGACGAGTACTGATGCTTGGCTTTCTACAGGCATTGGGGAGGCAATTGATGGGTCTGATGGTGCCTCCCATGATCTGGGGGATGTATACTGTATTGTTTGCTATCAAAGTGGTGGGCTTGAGATATTTGATGTGCCTAATTTTACTTGTGTATTTTCTGTGGAAAATTTTGCATCCGGGAAAGCAATCCTCATGGACACATTTTCTCCCCACCCAGCCAAAAGTAATCAGGAAGTTGTGCAAATGATTGAGGATGTGAATGCACAAGAAAGGAAAGACAATAGTCAGAAAATAGGGGTTGTGGAATTGGCCATGCATAAGTGGGCTGGGCAACATAGCCgcccttttctttttggaatatTGTCAGATGGAACAATTCTTTGCTACCATGcgtttgtttttgaaaattcaGATACTGGAAGTAGAGATGAGAAACCTGTTATTTCCCAGAACTCTGGTAATCTTAGCAGTATGAATGGTTCTAGGCTTAGAAATTTGAGATTCATCCGCATCTCATTGGACACTTATGCTAGGGACGAGATACCATCTGGAACCCCATCTAAACGTTTGACCATTTTCAAGAATGTTGGTGGATTCCAAGGTTTGTTTCTCTCTGGGTCCAGACCCACTTGGTTCATGATGTTCAGGGAACGGCTTAGGACACATCCACAG CTTTGTGATGGACCTATTGTTGCTTTCACTGTTCTTCACAATGTGAACTGTAATCATGGGTTTATATACGTTACCTCTCAG GGTACACTGAAGATTTGTCAACTTCCATCCTCCTTACTATATGACAATTATTGGCCAGTACAAAAG ACAACTTTGAAGGGGACTCCTCATCAGGTCACTTATTTTGCTGAGAAGAATTTGTATCCCCTGATAGTATCATATCCA GTCCTTAAGCCGCTAAACCAAgttctttcctctcttgttgATCAAGAAGTTGGTCACCAGCTTGAGAATGAGACTATGAATTTTGAAGGGATGTATCCTGTAGAAGAATTTGAGATCCGCATTATGGAACCAGAAAATTCCAGGCCTTGGCAAACAAGAGCTACAATACCAATGCAAAGTTCTGAAAACGCTCTGACTGTACGAGCGGTTACTTTGTTT AATTGCAcaacaagagaaaatgaaacTCTTTTGGCAGTTGGAACTGCTTATGTACAAGGAGAGGATGTTGCAGCAAGAGGGCGTAttctcttgttttcaattgAAAGAAGTGCTGACAATTCTCAAATTTTA gtttcagaagtttacgccaaagaattgaaaggcgCCATATCTGCTCTAGCATCTCTCCAAGGCCATTTGCTGATAGCATCTGGTCCTAAGATTATTTTACATGAGTGGACGGGTTCTGAATTAAATGGTGTTGCCTTCTACGACGTTCCTCCTCTTTATGTTGTGAGCTTAAATATT GTTAAGAATTTTATTCTTCTTGGAGACATTCACAAAAGCATTTACTTTTTGAGTTGGAAGGAGCAAGGATCTCAGCTTAATCTATTGGCTAAGGACTTTGGTTCTCTTGATTGTCTGGCAACAGAATTTTTAATTGATGGAAATACACTGAGTCTTATGGTTTCAGATGACCAAAAGAATGTTCAG GTCTTTTCTTATTCTCCCAAGTTGTCAGAGAGTTGGAAAGGGCAGAAGCTTTTGTCCAGGGCTGAGTTTCATATTGGTGCTCATGTCACTAAGTTTTTGCGATTGCATCTGCTTCCAACATCCCCTGATCGAACTAATACTCCTGGGTCTGATAAGACAAATCGTTTTGGTCTACTTTTTGGTACCCTAGATGGGAGCATTGGCTGTGTTGCACCTCTTGATGAACTAACATTTCGGAGGCTCCAGTCACTGCAGAAAAAGCTTGTAGATGCTGTTTCTCATGTTGCTGGTTTGAACCCAAGATCTTTTCGGCAATTCCGTTCTAATGGAAGGGCTCATAGGCCTGGTCCTGATAGTATAGTCGACTGTGAGCTGCTTTGCCA TTATGAAATGCTTCCCTTGGAAGAGCAGCTTGAAATTGCTCACCAGATTGGAACCACTCGTATGCAGATCATATCCAACTTAAATGAACTCACTCTGGGGACCAGCTTCTTATGA
- the LOC113725116 gene encoding cleavage and polyadenylation specificity factor subunit 1 isoform X2: MKHIKDFIFINGYIEPVMVILHERELTWAGRVSWKHHTCMISALSISTTLRQHPLIWSATNLPHDAYKLLAVPSPIGGVLVLCANTIHYHSQSTSCVLALNNYAVPMDSSQEMPRSNFIVELDAANATWLTNDVAMLSAKTGELLLLTLIHDGRIVQRLELSKSRASVLTSGLTTVGSSFVFLGSRLGDSILVQFTCGVGVSALPLGAKEEVGDIEGDLPSAKRLRRSSSDALQDMVNGEELSLYGSHPNNAQSAQKAFSFAVRDSLTNVGPLKDFSYGLRINADPNATGIAKQSNYELVCCSGHGKNGALCVLQKSIRPEMITHESIPGCKGVWTVYHKNARSHVVDSSKVTADDDEYHAYLIISLETRTMVLQSANNLEEVTENVDYYTQGCTIAAGNLFGRRLVIQIYAYGARLLDGGFMVQELNFRPPNSEIGPSSESQKVASVSIADPYVLLRMIDGSIYLLLGDPSSCTLTTTNPEVFESSKNLITACTLYHDKGPEPWLRKTSTDAWLSTGIGEAIDGSDGASHDLGDVYCIVCYQSGGLEIFDVPNFTCVFSVENFASGKAILMDTFSPHPAKSNQEVVQMIEDVNAQERKDNSQKIGVVELAMHKWAGQHSRPFLFGILSDGTILCYHAFVFENSDTGSRDEKPVISQNSGNLSSMNGSRLRNLRFIRISLDTYARDEIPSGTPSKRLTIFKNVGGFQGLFLSGSRPTWFMMFRERLRTHPQLCDGPIVAFTVLHNVNCNHGFIYVTSQGTLKICQLPSSLLYDNYWPVQKTTLKGTPHQVTYFAEKNLYPLIVSYPVLKPLNQVLSSLVDQEVGHQLENETMNFEGMYPVEEFEIRIMEPENSRPWQTRATIPMQSSENALTVRAVTLFNCTTRENETLLAVGTAYVQGEDVAARGRILLFSIERSADNSQILVSEVYAKELKGAISALASLQGHLLIASGPKIILHEWTGSELNGVAFYDVPPLYVVSLNIVKNFILLGDIHKSIYFLSWKEQGSQLNLLAKDFGSLDCLATEFLIDGNTLSLMVSDDQKNVQVFSYSPKLSESWKGQKLLSRAEFHIGAHVTKFLRLHLLPTSPDRTNTPGSDKTNRFGLLFGTLDGSIGCVAPLDELTFRRLQSLQKKLVDAVSHVAGLNPRSFRQFRSNGRAHRPGPDSIVDCELLCHYEMLPLEEQLEIAHQIGTTRMQIISNLNELTLGTSFL; the protein is encoded by the exons TCAACATCATGTGTACTTGCTTTGAACAACTATGCTGTTCCTATGGATAGCAG TCAAGAGATGCCAAGGTCCAATTTTATTGTGGAGCTTGATGCTGCAAACGCAACCTGGTTAACAAATGATGTAGCTATGCTGTCAGCAAAAACTGGGGAATTGCTTTTACTTACACTAATTCATGACGGGAG AATTGTTCAGAGATTGGAGCTTTCAAAGTCAAGAGCTTCAGTGCTTACTTCA GGTCTCACAACCGTTGGAAGTTCATTTGTATTTCTAGGTAGTCGTTTAGGTGACAGTATACTGGTACAGTTTACTTGTGGAGTCGGGGTGTCAGCGTTGCCCCTTGGTGCAAAGGAAGAG GTTGGAGATATTGAAGGTGATCTCCCTTCAGCAAAGCGGCTCCGAAGGTCTTCGTCTGATGCTTTGCAGGATATGGTGAATGGTGAAGAACTTTCCTTGTATGGTTCACATCCGAACAATGCACAGTCTGCCCAG AAGGCTTTTTCTTTTGCTGTGAGAGATTCCCTAACGAATGTTGGGCCGCTAAAGGACTTCTCTTATGGTTTGAGAATCAATGCTGACCCAAATGCTACTGGCATTGCTAAGCAAAGTAATTATGAACTG GTTTGCTGCTCTGGTCATGGCAAAAATGGTGCTCTTTGTGTGCTTCAGAAGTCTATCCGCCCAGAAATGATTACCCAT GAATCAATACCAGGTTGCAAGGGAGTTTGGACAGTATACCACAAGAATGCACGCAGTCATGTGGTTGATTCATCAAAGGTCACAGCTGATGACGATGAATATCATGCATATTTGATTATCAGTTTGGAGACTCGTACAATG GTACTGCAGTCGGCTAATAATTTAGAGGAGGTTACCGAAAATGTTGACTATTATACCCAAGGATGTACTATTGCTGCTGGAAATTTGTTTGGAAG GCGTCTGGTCATCCAAATCTATGCTTATGGTGCTCGACTTCTTGATGGTGGGTTTATGGTTCAAGAACTGAACTTTAGGCCTCCGAATTCTGAAATTGGACCTAGTTCTGAAAGTCAAAAAGTGGCATCTGTTTCTATAGCTGATCCATATGTATTGCTGAGAATGATCGATGGAAGTATTTACCTTCTTCTCGGAG ATCCATCCAgttgcactctcaccaccaccAATCCAGAAGTATttgaaagctcaaagaatctaATAACTGCTTGCACACTCTATCACGACAAAGGCCCAGAGCCATGGCTGCGGAAGACGAGTACTGATGCTTGGCTTTCTACAGGCATTGGGGAGGCAATTGATGGGTCTGATGGTGCCTCCCATGATCTGGGGGATGTATACTGTATTGTTTGCTATCAAAGTGGTGGGCTTGAGATATTTGATGTGCCTAATTTTACTTGTGTATTTTCTGTGGAAAATTTTGCATCCGGGAAAGCAATCCTCATGGACACATTTTCTCCCCACCCAGCCAAAAGTAATCAGGAAGTTGTGCAAATGATTGAGGATGTGAATGCACAAGAAAGGAAAGACAATAGTCAGAAAATAGGGGTTGTGGAATTGGCCATGCATAAGTGGGCTGGGCAACATAGCCgcccttttctttttggaatatTGTCAGATGGAACAATTCTTTGCTACCATGcgtttgtttttgaaaattcaGATACTGGAAGTAGAGATGAGAAACCTGTTATTTCCCAGAACTCTGGTAATCTTAGCAGTATGAATGGTTCTAGGCTTAGAAATTTGAGATTCATCCGCATCTCATTGGACACTTATGCTAGGGACGAGATACCATCTGGAACCCCATCTAAACGTTTGACCATTTTCAAGAATGTTGGTGGATTCCAAGGTTTGTTTCTCTCTGGGTCCAGACCCACTTGGTTCATGATGTTCAGGGAACGGCTTAGGACACATCCACAG CTTTGTGATGGACCTATTGTTGCTTTCACTGTTCTTCACAATGTGAACTGTAATCATGGGTTTATATACGTTACCTCTCAG GGTACACTGAAGATTTGTCAACTTCCATCCTCCTTACTATATGACAATTATTGGCCAGTACAAAAG ACAACTTTGAAGGGGACTCCTCATCAGGTCACTTATTTTGCTGAGAAGAATTTGTATCCCCTGATAGTATCATATCCA GTCCTTAAGCCGCTAAACCAAgttctttcctctcttgttgATCAAGAAGTTGGTCACCAGCTTGAGAATGAGACTATGAATTTTGAAGGGATGTATCCTGTAGAAGAATTTGAGATCCGCATTATGGAACCAGAAAATTCCAGGCCTTGGCAAACAAGAGCTACAATACCAATGCAAAGTTCTGAAAACGCTCTGACTGTACGAGCGGTTACTTTGTTT AATTGCAcaacaagagaaaatgaaacTCTTTTGGCAGTTGGAACTGCTTATGTACAAGGAGAGGATGTTGCAGCAAGAGGGCGTAttctcttgttttcaattgAAAGAAGTGCTGACAATTCTCAAATTTTA gtttcagaagtttacgccaaagaattgaaaggcgCCATATCTGCTCTAGCATCTCTCCAAGGCCATTTGCTGATAGCATCTGGTCCTAAGATTATTTTACATGAGTGGACGGGTTCTGAATTAAATGGTGTTGCCTTCTACGACGTTCCTCCTCTTTATGTTGTGAGCTTAAATATT GTTAAGAATTTTATTCTTCTTGGAGACATTCACAAAAGCATTTACTTTTTGAGTTGGAAGGAGCAAGGATCTCAGCTTAATCTATTGGCTAAGGACTTTGGTTCTCTTGATTGTCTGGCAACAGAATTTTTAATTGATGGAAATACACTGAGTCTTATGGTTTCAGATGACCAAAAGAATGTTCAG GTCTTTTCTTATTCTCCCAAGTTGTCAGAGAGTTGGAAAGGGCAGAAGCTTTTGTCCAGGGCTGAGTTTCATATTGGTGCTCATGTCACTAAGTTTTTGCGATTGCATCTGCTTCCAACATCCCCTGATCGAACTAATACTCCTGGGTCTGATAAGACAAATCGTTTTGGTCTACTTTTTGGTACCCTAGATGGGAGCATTGGCTGTGTTGCACCTCTTGATGAACTAACATTTCGGAGGCTCCAGTCACTGCAGAAAAAGCTTGTAGATGCTGTTTCTCATGTTGCTGGTTTGAACCCAAGATCTTTTCGGCAATTCCGTTCTAATGGAAGGGCTCATAGGCCTGGTCCTGATAGTATAGTCGACTGTGAGCTGCTTTGCCA TTATGAAATGCTTCCCTTGGAAGAGCAGCTTGAAATTGCTCACCAGATTGGAACCACTCGTATGCAGATCATATCCAACTTAAATGAACTCACTCTGGGGACCAGCTTCTTATGA